The Methylomarinum sp. Ch1-1 genome contains the following window.
CCAGCGCTGATGGAAAAAGCGCATCTTTTCAACATGCGCATCGAAGTTTTCGACAAACACCGGTGCTCCAGGCGCCTCCAAAGCTGCGCCTATGTCTCCGGACATCAAAATCTTCGCCTCGGGATCATAAATATTAAAATTCGCCGAGGAGTGCATATAGTGCGCCGGAACGAGGCGCAATTCTACCCTATCCAGTTGAATTACGCCACCATTATCGGCTATCGGCACATATTCTATCGTTTCGCAGCCAAAATGCCTTAAAAAGCCTTCCCACAAGCCGGCGGCATGGAGTTTGGCGTGCGGCAAGGCCTGATCCCATAGTCCCAGCGACGAAATAATGTCGGGATCCTGATGCGAGGCGAACAAATCGGTGATTTCTTCCACGGGGGCATGATGCAGAACTGCCGCCAGCATCGGCGCGAATAATTCGATGCCGCCGGGATCGATCAGAAGACAGCGATTTGCCGTTCTGACGACATACTGATTGGTATCGATAATTTTTTCCGGCTTGCCGGGGTCACGACCGAACATAATCCATTGGTACGATCCTTCGTAAATTTTGGTCATTTTCATTTATACACCGCCTCTTTTAACAAGTTCTTGAAGAAGATGTCGTCAATCGGTCAAATCGATGACATTTAACGCACTTCTGCATCGTT
Protein-coding sequences here:
- a CDS encoding MBL fold metallo-hydrolase, whose product is MKMTKIYEGSYQWIMFGRDPGKPEKIIDTNQYVVRTANRCLLIDPGGIELFAPMLAAVLHHAPVEEITDLFASHQDPDIISSLGLWDQALPHAKLHAAGLWEGFLRHFGCETIEYVPIADNGGVIQLDRVELRLVPAHYMHSSANFNIYDPEAKILMSGDIGAALEAPGAPVFVENFDAHVEKMRFFHQRWMPSNQAKRAWIDRVRELDIDILAPQHGRMFKGDDVKRFLDWFEALQVGIAV